The Chitinophaga pinensis DSM 2588 region GTTGTTTTCGCAAATAAAAATTACAGGCAATTTCCACAGCATGGCCATGTTAAATGTCTCATGCAGCATACCCTGACGGGCAGCACCATCACCGAAGAAGCAAAGCGCTACGTTATCAGTTCCTTTGTACTGCTCAGCAAATGCCAGACCCGCACCAGTACCGATCTGAGCACCTACGATACCATGACCGCCGAAGAAACCCTTATCAGGAGCAAAGAAGTGCATGCTACCACCTTTACCTTTGGAACAACCTGTCGCCTTACCATACAGCTCAGCCATACATTCGTCAGGAGTCATTCCTTTCGCGATCGCCAGAGCGTGATCACGGTAGGCAGTGATGAACTTATCATCCGGTTTAGTTGCTGTCATCGCACCCGCAGCAATTGCTTCCTGTCCTATGTACAGGTGGCAAAAACCACGAATCTTCTGCATCCCATACAATTGGCCGGCTTTTTCTTCAAAGCGGCGCAGCAAGAGCATCAATTCATACCAGTACAAATATGTCTCTTTGGTGAATTTCGTCTTTACGTCTGTTT contains the following coding sequences:
- the pdhA gene encoding pyruvate dehydrogenase (acetyl-transferring) E1 component subunit alpha codes for the protein MATKTDVKTKFTKETYLYWYELMLLLRRFEEKAGQLYGMQKIRGFCHLYIGQEAIAAGAMTATKPDDKFITAYRDHALAIAKGMTPDECMAELYGKATGCSKGKGGSMHFFAPDKGFFGGHGIVGAQIGTGAGLAFAEQYKGTDNVALCFFGDGAARQGMLHETFNMAMLWKLPVIFICENNMYAMGTSVERTSNVLDIYKLANAYDMPSATIDGMSCETVHEGIDRAVKRARAGEGPTLLEIKTYRYRGHSMSDPAKYRTKEEVEEYKDKDPINQVLATIQKNKWATDAEIEAINDKVKQEVEHCVQFAEESPWPADDELLKDVYVQDDYPFIVD